Genomic DNA from Ictidomys tridecemlineatus isolate mIctTri1 chromosome 6, mIctTri1.hap1, whole genome shotgun sequence:
CACCGAGACCTCAAgccagagaacatcatgctggatACCAGAGGCCAAGTCAAGCTGATCGACTTTGGTGCCGCCACGTGGTTCAGCGCTGGGGAGAAGCTGAGGCGGGTCTGGGGCACACTCCCATACCTTGCCCCTGAAGGTGTCTTGCGGCAAGAGTATGAGGGACCCCCGATGGACGTCTGGAGCCTGGGGGTCATCTTGTATTTTATGTTGACACGGAGCCTCCCATTTGACTCCACCTCCTCTGAGGACCTGCTGACGCGGATCACTCACGCCAGGTACCATGTCCCTGACTCAGTGCCTGTGGGAGCCCGAAGGCTCATCCACAGCATACTGACCGTGAAGCCCCCGAAGCGGCCCACAGTCAAGCAAATCTCTCGGCACCCATGGCTGAAGCAGGGTGGGGAGCGTGTACCCCAACAGTGTAGTGAGGCTCTTCCCAAACACCCAGACCCCCAAATAATGGCGCTCCTGGTTGACCATGGTCTCGATCCATACCAAACCTGGCTATCTCTGGCCAAGAGAAAGTTTGATGCGGGGATGGCCAACTACTTGATTCTGCAGCACCAGAAGAGCCAGGGGGGAGAGCGCCTGTACCCAGCGAAGCCTGTGCCTCGCAGGCTTCGGCTTTCCTCTTGTCCTGCCGGCCTTTCCCGGGGCCCTGTGCTCCCCACGAGGAGCACGAGTGAGCCTGCCCTTGGAGCCTTGCCCTTGCCCCATAAGCACCAGCTGCCTGAGGAAGCCAAACAGCCAGGGCAGGTGGGCATCAGAAGGGCCAGCCTGCCTGCTCCTCCTCTGGACTTGCAGCCTGCTGAGGCCCCGCCTCCTGACGAAGCCTCCCAGTCCAGCTCGCTCTCCTACTTGCCCAACCGCTGGAAGCGCCTGGTCAGGTTAGTAGAGACAGTCCGCAGCAGTTCCGCCCAAGATGTATCCCCAGAGCAACCCCGAGAACCCAGGAAGAGCTGGACCAGGAGGATCGCTAACTGTGTCCGAAGACTGTGCTGTTGCATGCCACGTGTCCGTGTCCGCAATAGAGTGTTTCCAAGGGTTCGCAGGAAAAGTGAGCCAGAGCCGGATCAGGAGACCTTTTCTGGCTCCGAGTTCGAAGTGGAGAGCTGAGCCACACAGGACCAGTGGCCAGCCTGCGattcctctgcccccacctgccgAAGACACCAGACACTCTTCTGCCTGGGACACttcaccctgccctgccccctttcccttctcccgTTCTTCGGACATGTTTCTTGATACATTGATTTTTGGAcaaattgtataataaaatttttattgcgaaatttttgaaaaatgctcTGATTCAAATGAGGGTCTGCTCTCCAAGAAAAGAGGGTCCTCAGGGTGGGTCAGGTCCCACCAGCCATCATCTCCCAGGCCTGGACCACTGTGCCTCCCTCTACAGTGTAGACTCCCTTGCCCTTAGAATAGATGAGGACTCACTTGTCTTGAGCCAGTGTAGAACATTCACTTGCTTTCACCTAGTACAGACTGGCTTCTGTTGATCCAGTGTGCATGGAGTCTCTCCCATTGAGCCATTGTAGACATGACCTTTAGCTGGTGACCATGGTGACGAGGAATACCTCCAAGAAGGCATGGAAGACCTCAGTGTTCCAGGGCATCTTCATGATACTGTGTGTAGGGAAGGTAGGGAAGGAAGAGTTGGCCAGTACAGCAGTGGCTGGGTGCCTCAGAACCTGCCATGCAGCCGCCTCACTCAAAATTGTCATGACTGTTGCTATGGGACAGAGTACTCAGGATTTCAGGACTGGAGGGTCAGTTCATCCTATGGATGCAATTATCCATTAAGGCAAGGTGCACGTGGATTTACTCTTACCTTTGGATTCTATTACTAGGCTTGTCAATGGTGACAGCCTGGGCACCTTGTTTCTCTGACATGTCCATTGGTCTGGCACCAGGAGCTACACTGACACCAGCTTCCGGCTCTTGCCCTTTGTGGTCAGAAATGTATACTATGTGAAACTGTCATCTTTGTGTAGAGGTCTGTAATTGTCTTGTGGAGGGTCTGtttgtttccacaggaagaacagctgccgatttggattccagtgagattaaccaaggtcctgacccagtgattttcTGGAGTcggggggcctgtttgtgtgtttccacagggagaacagctgccaatttggattccagagagattaactaaagtgatttctacagaccaaaaagaagacaATTTGGCTCatatccataacagctgatatccaaaactccaatttggctatccttacatctgctacagaaccaggatgctttatTCAAtagctattttattattgccctttcccatatcatgaagttctattttgttttttgagctcatacagacctaggttaatattttgctgatcagttctttttttttgactatagagttttgaCTATAGACtttttaaacattacaatggagattttacctgtaaaaagtcaTAAGGCctttatattatgtgtgcacacttgttttttgtgttatatgtttgaatgtatgtatgtccatatatcatatatgatgagcgctcatgaaaaaatggatccaaatatttttttttattcacgtgatttaaatggtttaatttaaattgggtaaagaattattttaatatgtaaagaaCTGTTTAATATgtagaattgttttaatatgctaagaattgttttaatatgtaaacaaaaaaggaggttaacagatctgtttgttttctttcacctttccttttcattatatttactaattctcttcaagataatgtaaattgttaagaaaattattttcttttagtgccttctggaatgttacacaattttttctttagccattattgccaaaaTTCCTATCTGCAtcacagtgccggtgaagacaatgtaaattgttaagaaaattgttttcttttagtgccttctggaatgttacataattttttctttagccattattgccagaattcctatcttcatcctagtgccagtgaagacaaagataaaactaatctacagcttctgcaatggccatcactgaactgcttgcagaacttgcctagactgtgtcacttgtatgcattgtgaactcacttgtatgcattgtgaactatctgttggtacatcaacttgtggtagtgttggggtatttttgctaataatgtcatcggtggtacaactTTCCCCAAAgaagccgtcaattggcttggtatatcttcctccattttgcttgtcatgatcattcagctaaaatttgggggccaacagaagtGAGGCAAAGATACCTCACCCCcttgctggtacaaagacctctccacaggtgtggctgtatactggactggtagtcaatgacgggtaagatccaattacaatggtatcaacctaagacaggaggctgacgccctgaggtcagctcatctgaagacgggtaaggaccatatgtagtattggacaacctaaggcaggcatggtccctaagccacatgcttgttgtttaaacagagagggggagatgttgagagccacagccaaaggggccccagcaaacttccagctgctggctgatgattggctcacagcggccccagcaacatctagctgattggctcctctatggtgatgttcattgggctgtttccctgcccttcagactgccggctgatgattggctcacagcagccccagcaacatctagctgattggctcctccatggagctgctcattggggaacttctttggctccgcccatgcaacccagccaatcggcctcaagagcaggaggattgtgggagtttggtgtgggtgagaggcttgtggaagccggtggtggcagttgggctctgagggttttttcttgaggagctgttttgtttggcgtttgtagttctaaaaataaagttagtttcttttgacaagtggctcctgaattgtgcccagccagactgcggcattaagGGGTTTctgtactttcatttttttttaaagagagagagagagagaagagagagagatagaattttttaatatttatttttcagattttggtggatacaacatctttatttttatgtggtgctgaggtttgaacccagcaccccacgcataccaggcgagggtgttactgcttaagccacatccccagcccaactttcatttttttactcattcatttacaCTGGGCCTTTCAAATTTTGTAGCCAAACTTGCTTTGGCTCCAGGCATCTCAAGTTCCAGTCCTAGAACATCTACTTCCAAAGTCTCTATCcatctcttccccttcctttttctttctttctactgtaTTTGTAATCACTTCTTTACATAGACGACTGTAATCGTGGAATAAGGAAGTAGTTCCCAACATAATACCTATATTAGTTACACTTTTTCTATATTATACCCCTTATTATCTTCTTTCCTATACCATAACTCGCACCGATTCCTTTATTCAGTGAAAAAATCAATATGGTTTGCCTAATTATCTACAATCCTCTTGATTTGACTTCATTTGACCTTGGAAATAATTTCTCTCACTATTTCTCTTTATGATATCCATGGTCCAATCACTCACACCCATTGTTCTTCAAACTTGCCAGTCTTTTTTCAATTCTAACTGCTAAACTCTGCATATTATATATGCTTCAAAGTCAAGGGAATAAATGCATTGATGAATAAATAACTAGAACCTTGCTTTAGCAAAAATGCTGTGAAGAGTCTTAATATGCGTAAATTAtctccaaaagaactgaaagaaattaaCCCAACTTTTAACTATAAGTTCACCAAGCATAGAACAAGCAATCTTTGTAGTGGGTTAATTGCCACAAAAGGTAACATGATCATAGTTGAACAACTTTCACTGATTgggttcagtttttttttttttttaatttcaagctGAGTGTCTTTTGTTTTACAGTTCctcaaaatagaaaaggcaaaCTGCATTTGAATATGTCCACTAGAATGCTTAAACTGTAATCAGCTCTAATAGAACTTGCATTTATCGCTTCTATGTGgtaattttcaaaatctctattgTCAATCTTGGTCATCCTGCTAGATTCTAGTCTATGGTTTCATCTGTTTTTCTCACTATTGTGAAATGTCTCAAAcctatgaaagaaataaagaaaaattcctaagagaatttaaagaaaagagtTGATGTGATCAAGGACTATTTATGGAGAAATGATGTCTGAGGTCTAAAGAGTGGGTAAGATTTTAAGACGGcaatatgagagagaaaaaaaacaagctaGCAACTGAGATTTGTTATAGTCTGGTTCATGGCCAGTGGTCCAGTCTTTTTAGATGGCTAAGTGTGTATTCAAGGGGAGTCAATACCCAGACAAGCatatgaaatgaataaatcatGGAAGAACCTATATGTCATACTTAGGAGTCCATTATTTTTTCTGCCTTCCTGGTAAGACTTGGAAAAAATTGAGCACAGTGATGCCTTAATcagaaagtttttgttttgttttgatttttttataaagagattTTCTGATGAAGGTATGGAGGGTGAattggagagaggaggaagataGAGTGCCCCTATATACTTACTGGTGATTTAATTTTCAAAGCTCTGTTATTACTTTGAAGTTCACCACTATTTTCTTACTAAAACACCACAGGTGGCATCATTTTGAAGAGAGAACTTTAACAGAAGGCTTATAATTTTACAAGCAGATGCAGCATGttacaaaatcaaaatgaatgaCTGTGATTGGAACATGAAATTAGTGATAGGAAAATATTCAGACAATCCAGTGACTCCCTAAATATgggctttcaaaaaaaaaaagacttctggaGATTATTTGTCTAGGTTCTTAGGACCTCTGTACTAAACTCTACCATAATCTATTCAAGATAGTTGCAATGACACCACATTCAGAATGGGAGAGTATCTAGAATACAAATGGCAGAAGCTATCCATCAGTGAAGGTGAATGAGCTCATAATGGGAAGAGAAAGCACGAGGACAGCTACaccctttgtttatattttactctCTTACTTCTGGCTAGAGGACAGATTAATCAGTCAGTGTTTGGTTTGGAAAAACTAAACTGCTTTGGTGTTCCAAGTAATAAGAGAGTCATTGCAGGTGGTTTCAAAGCCTCTCAAAGACCTAAAGTTATAACACTTAGGAGGACCAACAGCAGGTCCTAGTTTTACAGCTAATTTTCAAGGAGTCAGGAAATTACTGTGCTGCCAGGTCAGGATTTGAAAGAAACACTGAGGGGTCACAGctgcctctaccactgagctacatggtTAGTATGGGAGTATCtgggaggttttttgttttttgtttttaaacaaatcttAAGATCTGATGGGGCTGCACCTGCGACTGCCTGCTACTTCTGAAAGAGACTGATGGGTTTTGGGTCCGTTCTGCTTTCATTTTATGCAACTTCTTGCTAAAGGTTCTGCAAATATGTTTCCAGGCTTCAGTCCCTGCAATATTGGAGGGAATATAAAGGGGCGTGAGGTTAATGCTAGTTTAAAAGCATGATCTATGTATAGCTACCCTCCAAAATCAGGCTAGTGAGGAATGATGATCTTTGACTGCAGGGTATCATATATAATAGTGTTTCAGAATTGTTTGTTGAACCAGGGCATGTTAGCTGACAGTCATGTCTATTTTATAGCAACACAGACAGAAGACAAAATAGGAAAGAGTTTCCCTGAAATGCCTTTTTAACACAAAGCATTTAGTAGCAAGCCAGAAGTTTTATTGTCTAATATTCAATTTCACAAGCATTAAGAATTCTTCTCTCATTAAGATGTAAGCATGCACAAATGGGACCATATTAAGATGTCCTATCTAggtgaatatttatttcttcaactaATTTATAATGTGCATTTACTATCCCCAGACataaaggaaaatggaaatagaaaCCATAATTTCACTGGCTATGCTATGTGAATATAGTATTATTGACCtaaacatttttctgtttttcaacatttaattctcatttatCCTTTATTATAAATACAATTCTATACATAAATATCTTTCTGATGATTACTTAATGccttgattgatttttttattgaaagGGACTAAAATTCTCTCATAAAAGAGAGATTTCATGTGTAACAGGACCTAGTATAAATTTTTCATGAAAGCTAAGAGATACCTTCATGAAAGATGGAAACACTGTTCCAAGCACTGTGCTAGAAATGTGGTGGAGAATAAATGGCACATACCCCTTTTCTCCCCAGAGCTGTCAGGTTGGCCTTtgaattgtcatttttttcctacttgtgCTTATTTAATGCATCTGTGGCCTGGTCTTTTCTGACTTCTTTGGGGCTTCACTCCAATTATATACTCCCCACCACTTGGTTTCCTTTGCATTTCCTTACAATTTGTCTCTGATACATCTATGAGCAAGATCAAAAATTTCCATTGTGAAATAGCAATCCCTTCCCAGACATTATAACCGCTTATAAACCCTCTTCCATTCTCTCTTTCCTCAGCTAAGCCTAAATTCTTCTGCTGACAGTTCCTACTCACTCATCTCCCACTGACTATCGAATCTGTAGCAATCAACTTTAAATAGATAATATTCCAGTGGAACTACACTGGTAAAGATAGCACATAACTTCAATAATCTCAGATCTCAAAGAACAGTTTTTAATCACTGTCTTTCTGGATCTCTCTGATATATTTGGCTGGGTATATTAAAACACTCTCTTCTTTTGAATGACAACAATATTTTATGGTTTTTCCTGCTTAGGCTCTGATTATTCCTTGTCATTCTCTTTTTGTGACtcttgttttatttccttctccttaAAACTGCCTTTCTCAGCTTTATCCAGGTCACTGTCACCTAATATGATTGAGATAAACTTCAAGGTATTAATATTTATCGTAAAATTTTAATGTACAGTTTTGCATACCTGTGCATGATTTCTAGGGAGAAGTTTGATAGCTTTCATTATAGTCTCAAAGTGGCTTATCAAAAGCTTTTGAAAATCTGTGGAATGTTAGACTACATATTATCAATCAGTTCTTACAATTTTTTGGTGATCTTCAAAATCCGGCCAAATTCTACTATGAACTTTAGGCTTATTTGATACTGTTCATTTTGCCAGTAATGTGTTCCTTACTCTTATAATTTTCTAGGAATTCATACCCCACACCCTTTAATCTTTTAATTCCTGCTTATTTTCCATGGCCCAAATATCCTctctaaaaaatcttttttttcctgtttttctttttttttctctttatttaatttttaaatttttttttaatttttatttttattggttgttca
This window encodes:
- the LOC144365129 gene encoding sperm motility kinase 2B-like, whose translation is MFSQSSESSESRVAALQVPGSCSVAAFMEHYEFLKVIGRGGYGQVSLALHRLSGAQVAVKALALEVENIPAFNEPKIMMSLEHPNVVQLFHVIGTESTIYMVMEHVGGGRLLDHITRGMQVEEVRRVFRQIVGAVGYLHDKGIVHRDLKPENIMLDTRGQVKLIDFGAATWFSAGEKLRRVWGTLPYLAPEGVLRQEYEGPPMDVWSLGVILYFMLTRSLPFDSTSSEDLLTRITHARYHVPDSVPVGARRLIHSILTVKPPKRPTVKQISRHPWLKQGGERVPQQCSEALPKHPDPQIMALLVDHGLDPYQTWLSLAKRKFDAGMANYLILQHQKSQGGERLYPAKPVPRRLRLSSCPAGLSRGPVLPTRSTSEPALGALPLPHKHQLPEEAKQPGQVGIRRASLPAPPLDLQPAEAPPPDEASQSSSLSYLPNRWKRLVRLVETVRSSSAQDVSPEQPREPRKSWTRRIANCVRRLCCCMPRVRVRNRVFPRVRRKSEPEPDQETFSGSEFEVES